One segment of Thermococcus alcaliphilus DNA contains the following:
- the rtcA gene encoding RNA 3'-terminal phosphate cyclase: MKVIDGSYGEGGGQILRTALALSVITGEAVKIINIRAKRPKPGLRPQHLYGVLALKELSNGEVRGAREGSTELEFYPQGIKTKHIRVPIKTAGSITLVLQALLPAMVFADSEVTFEITGGTDVPWSPPVDYLKHVTLYALEKLGVRVELEIKRRGHYPRGGGLVVGKAYPWEEKKPLVATKFKEIHSFEGISHAVRLPSHVAIRQAKAAREVLGRAYPSVPVKIKEEYYEAGKDPHLGPGSGIVVWVNTDVLRLGGDALGERGKPAEVVGREAATELLEQLKTGHAVDKFLGDQLIPFLAFAGGEIWVSEITKHLLTNIWVVEQFFGKVFEVEGKLGKPGKVKVVRKVGV; encoded by the coding sequence ATGAAGGTCATTGATGGGAGCTATGGAGAGGGTGGAGGACAAATATTGAGGACTGCACTTGCCCTTTCAGTCATCACGGGAGAGGCTGTTAAGATAATAAACATCCGTGCTAAGAGACCAAAACCCGGACTAAGGCCCCAGCACCTATACGGCGTTTTAGCTCTCAAGGAACTTTCAAATGGAGAAGTAAGGGGAGCGAGAGAAGGTTCAACCGAGCTGGAGTTTTATCCCCAAGGCATAAAAACAAAACACATTAGGGTACCAATAAAAACTGCCGGCAGCATAACACTTGTTCTTCAAGCCCTTCTGCCAGCGATGGTCTTTGCAGATAGCGAGGTAACTTTTGAGATAACCGGAGGAACTGACGTCCCCTGGAGCCCGCCGGTTGATTACCTCAAGCACGTAACCCTCTACGCCCTCGAAAAGCTCGGCGTTAGGGTGGAGCTAGAAATAAAAAGGAGAGGCCACTATCCGAGAGGTGGAGGTTTGGTTGTTGGTAAAGCGTATCCATGGGAAGAAAAGAAGCCGCTGGTTGCTACAAAGTTCAAAGAAATTCACAGCTTTGAAGGGATAAGCCACGCTGTAAGGTTGCCTTCCCACGTCGCTATAAGACAGGCAAAAGCTGCAAGAGAAGTCCTTGGGAGGGCTTACCCTTCTGTGCCGGTGAAGATTAAGGAGGAGTACTATGAAGCTGGGAAAGACCCCCACCTGGGGCCAGGGAGCGGAATCGTCGTATGGGTGAATACAGATGTTCTCCGCTTGGGAGGGGATGCCCTTGGGGAGAGAGGCAAACCAGCAGAGGTCGTGGGAAGAGAAGCCGCAACTGAACTTTTAGAGCAATTAAAGACAGGACATGCAGTAGATAAGTTCCTTGGTGACCAGCTCATACCATTTTTAGCCTTTGCAGGAGGAGAGATATGGGTGAGTGAAATCACGAAGCACCTCCTCACAAATATCTGGGTCGTGGAGCAGTTTTTCGGAAAGGTCTTTGAGGTAGAGGGAAAACTCGGAAAGCCCGGGAAAGTGAAAGTTGTG